From a single Cotesia glomerata isolate CgM1 linkage group LG6, MPM_Cglom_v2.3, whole genome shotgun sequence genomic region:
- the LOC123267498 gene encoding pre-mRNA-splicing factor 38 — protein MANRTVKDAKSIRGTNPQYLIEKIIRSRIYDSKYWKEECFALTAELLVDKAMELRYLGGVFGGNIKPTPFLCLILKMLQIQPEKDIIVEFIKNEEFKYVRALGALYMRLTGSSLDCYKYLEPLFNDSRKLRIQNKQGVFEVIHMDEFIDMLLRDERSCDIILPRIQKRHVLEESNELEAKVSALEDDIDEGIESSEDEEMPPIKDERKKADYDKDRERYKEREREKRHSRSDKKSDRERDRSRSRERKRDRERERDRDRRDRDKDRRRSDRERRERDRERERRRDRSRY, from the coding sequence atGGCGAACCGGACAGTGAAGGACGCCAAGTCAATTCGTGGGACAAATCCccaatatttaattgaaaaaataatccgaTCGCGTATTTATGACTCTAAATACTGGAAAGAAGAATGCTTCGCTCTAACAGCGGAACTTCTAGTGGACAAAGCGATGGAGCTGCGTTACCTCGGTGGAGTTTTCGGAGGAAACATCAAACCGACTccatttttatgtttaattctaaaaatgctCCAAATTCAGCCGGAGAAGGATATTATTGtagagtttataaaaaatgaagaatttaAATACGTCCGAGCATTGGGAGCGCTTTACATGCGACTAACAGGGTCGTCCTTGGACTGTTACAAGTACCTGGAGCCGCTTTTCAACGACAGCCGGAAGTTAAGGATCCAAAATAAGCAAGGAGTCTTTGAAGTGATTCATATGGATGAATTTATCGACATGCTACTTAGAGACGAGCGCAGCTGCGATATCATCCTCCCCAGGATCCAAAAAAGGCACGTCTTGGAAGAGAGTAATGAGCTTGAAGCGAAAGTCTCTGCTCTAGAGGATGATATAGATGAGGGCATCGAGTCCTCGGAGGATGAAGAAATGCCGCCGATTAAGGATGAGAGGAAAAAAGCGGATTATGACAAggaccgggagaggtataaaGAGAGGGAGAGAGAGAAAAGACACTCTAGGTCTGATAAAAAAAGTGACAGGGAGAGAGATAGGTCTAGGAGTCGGGAGAGAAAGAGGGATAGAGAACGAGAGAGGGATAGAGATCGCAGGGATCGCGATAAGGATAGGAGGAGAAGTGATAGAGAGAGGAGAGAGCGGGACCGAGAACGTGAGAGGAGGAGAGACCGCTCGAGATATTAA